In the Salvelinus fontinalis isolate EN_2023a chromosome 34, ASM2944872v1, whole genome shotgun sequence genome, one interval contains:
- the LOC129833089 gene encoding putative E3 ubiquitin-protein ligase UNKL isoform X3, translated as MPSVSKTAANASPQTEKPTHYTYLKEFRTEQCPLFLQHKCTQHRPFTCFHWHFLNQRRRRPIRRRDGTFNYSPDVYCTKYDETTGICPDGEDCPYLHRTTGDTERKYHLRYYKTGTCIHETDARGHCVKNGLHCAFAHGPHDLRPPVYDISSSLTDLLHVHREIQAQEALQNGQLGSGEGIPDLQPGVLASQAMIEKTLTEDPRWQDTNFVLANYKTEQCTKPPRLCRQGYACPHYHNSRDRRRNPRKFKYRSTPCPNVKHGDEWGEPSKCDSGDSCQYCHSRTEQQFHPEIYKSTKCNDMRQTGYCPRGPFCAFAHVERIPSTEETMNSLLTAMQSGSQANLGSQQYSECPVSEWGSSAHSISSINNGQVGNIKNYKGHSDQKMMDQDKQTHNSVFSGMNPLASSITSSIESSLASSIGSDSSSPTTLSTMNAKATPFYPGSNTVESVIGSALDLNFCDINVASLDKEFEEQENNSLGLSQRMLGGSAPVNIPGSLARSSSLNSNSSLSASPLSSLSQSLSQCLLSGMAPQQTQPQGLLTKPEHGLLGTPTSSQNSLGLNGGASSIWDFVSGNFSPSPSPVFSSLGSTTVSSSADLNRLFRELDEAKRKIKQWEDAWHQVKQACEAWQKDSHDAKEQAKSAEAERQLAEQKREDTERKLKELQGDFDVLCRSPSTPLLRSYGDLDQLPLPKLHSIQSQLRTDLDLIDGVIYQLQSKKCIVCQTHDRCIVLQPCQHYVLCKNCAPSKSECPYCKTKILKW; from the exons ATGCCGTCGGTTTCGAAAACGGCGGCGAACGCTTCTCCTCAAACCGAGAAACCAACCCACTATAC ATATTTGAAGGAGTTTAGGACCGAACAGTGCCCTCTCTTCTTGCAGCACAAGTGCACACAACATAGACCCTTTACATGTTTTCATTGGCATTTCCTCAACCAGAGGCGAAGACGACCGATTAGAAGAAGAGATGGAACTTTTAACTACAGCCCTGACGTTTATTGCACAAAATATGACGAGACTACGGGCATTTGCCCAGATGGAGAGGA CTGTCCTTACTTGCACCGGACCACTGGTGACACAGAGCGGAAGTACCATCTTCGCTATTACAAGACTGGTACCTGTATCCATGAAACTGATGCCCGCGGGCACTGCGTGAAGAACGGCCTACACTGCGCCTTTGCCCATGGCCCACATGATCTCCGCCCCCCTGTCTACGATATCAG TAGCTCTCTCACTGATCTTCTTCATGTGCACAGAGAGATCCAGGCACAGGAAGCCCTCCAGAATGGCCAGTTGGGATCTGGAGAGGGTATCCCTGATCTACAGCCTGGAGTACTGGCCAGCCAAGCCATGATAGAGAAGACTCTTACAGAGGACCCCCGGTGGCAGG ACACCAATTTTGTTTTAGCGAACTACAAAACAGAGCAGTGCACCAAGCCTCCACGACTATGCAGACAGGGCTATGCCTGCCCTCACTACCACAATAGTAGAGACAGAAGACGAAATCCACGCAAGTTCAAATACAG GTCAACTCCGTGTCCCAATGTGAAACATGGGGATGAGTGGGGAGAGCCATCGAAGTGTGACAGCGGAGACAGCTGTCAATACTGTCACTCACGCACTGAACAGCAGTTCCACCCAGAG ATCTACAAATCCACCAAATGCAATGACATGAGGCAAACTGGTTATTGTCCTAGAGGGCCCTTCTGTGCGTTTGCGCATGTAGAAA GAATTCCATCCACGGAAGAGACCATGAACTCGTTGCTAACAGCGATGCAGTCTGGCTCCCAGGCCAACCTGGGCTCTCAGCAGTATTCAGAGTGTCCGGTCAGCGAGTGGGGCAGCAGTGCACACTCCATCAGCAGCATCAACAACGGCCAAGTGGGGAAT ATAAAGAACTATAAGGGACATAGTGATCAAAAGATGATGGACCAAGACAAGCAG ACACACAATAGTGTATTCTCTGGGATGAACCCTCTGGCATCCAGCATAACGTCCAGTATAGAATCTAGCCTGGCCTCCAGTATTGGATCGGATAGTTCCTCACCCACCACCTTATCAACAATGAATGCAAAAGCAACCCCATTCTATCCTGGGAGCAATACTGTGGAGTCAGTTATAG GTTCTGCTCTTGACCTGAATTTTTGTGACATCAATGTTGCCTCTCTTGATAAAGAGTTTGAGGAGCAAGAAAACAACAGTCTTGGTTTAA GTCAAAGGATGCTGGGAGGATCCGCTCCGGTCAACATTCCTGGCTCCCTTGCACGGTCTTCTTCGTTGAATTCCAACTCCTcgctctctgcctcccctctgagctccctctcccagtccctgtcccaGTGCCTGTTGTCAGGAATGGCTCCACAGCAAACTCAGCCTCAGGGCCTGCTAACCAAACCTGAGCATGGCCTTCTGGGAACACCTACCTCCTCTCAGAACTCTCTGG GTTTGAATGGGGGAGCTAGCAGCATATGGGACTTTGTGAGTGGCAACTTCTCTCCCAGCCCATCACCAGTGTTCAGCAGCCTGGGATCCACCACTGTGAGCAGCAGCGCTGACCTGAACCGGCTCTTCAGGGAGCTGGATGAGGCAAAGAGGAAGATCAAGCAATGGGAAGACGCCTGGCACCAGGTCAAGCAG gCATGTGAGGCCTGGCAGAAAGACTCCCATGATGCAAAAGAACAAGCAAAGTCGGCCGAGGCGGAGCGGCAGCTGGCAGAGCAGAAGCGAGAGGACACGGAGCGCAAGCTGAAGGAGCTCCAGGGGGACTTTGACGTGCTGTGTCGCTCCCCTAGCACACCCCTGCTTAGAAGCTATGGAGACCTGGACCAGCTCCCTCTACCAAAGCTCCACTCCATCCAGAGCCAGCTGCGCACTGACCTAGACCTTATAGACGGG GTAATATATCAGCTTCAGTCAAAGAAATGTATAGTTTGCCAAACGCATGATCGTTGCATAGTCCTGCAGCCTTGCCAACATTATGTACTTTGTAAGAACTGTGCACCTAGTAAATCAGAATGTCCATACTGTAAGACAAAAATATTGAAGTGGTGA
- the LOC129833089 gene encoding putative E3 ubiquitin-protein ligase UNKL isoform X1 — protein sequence MPSVSKTAANASPQTEKPTHYTYLKEFRTEQCPLFLQHKCTQHRPFTCFHWHFLNQRRRRPIRRRDGTFNYSPDVYCTKYDETTGICPDGEDCPYLHRTTGDTERKYHLRYYKTGTCIHETDARGHCVKNGLHCAFAHGPHDLRPPVYDISSSLTDLLHVHREIQAQEALQNGQLGSGEGIPDLQPGVLASQAMIEKTLTEDPRWQDTNFVLANYKTEQCTKPPRLCRQGYACPHYHNSRDRRRNPRKFKYRSTPCPNVKHGDEWGEPSKCDSGDSCQYCHSRTEQQFHPEIYKSTKCNDMRQTGYCPRGPFCAFAHVERIPSTEETMNSLLTAMQSGSQANLGSQQYSECPVSEWGSSAHSISSINNGQVGNVSYSNSPTVTPCSGSNSSLSPIGPIGRSKCLTNGSLCSESTTSSVSSLTSNYPKAPGFEREDQIKNYKGHSDQKMMDQDKQTHNSVFSGMNPLASSITSSIESSLASSIGSDSSSPTTLSTMNAKATPFYPGSNTVESVIGSALDLNFCDINVASLDKEFEEQENNSLGLSQRMLGGSAPVNIPGSLARSSSLNSNSSLSASPLSSLSQSLSQCLLSGMAPQQTQPQGLLTKPEHGLLGTPTSSQNSLGLNGGASSIWDFVSGNFSPSPSPVFSSLGSTTVSSSADLNRLFRELDEAKRKIKQWEDAWHQVKQACEAWQKDSHDAKEQAKSAEAERQLAEQKREDTERKLKELQGDFDVLCRSPSTPLLRSYGDLDQLPLPKLHSIQSQLRTDLDLIDGVIYQLQSKKCIVCQTHDRCIVLQPCQHYVLCKNCAPSKSECPYCKTKILKW from the exons ATGCCGTCGGTTTCGAAAACGGCGGCGAACGCTTCTCCTCAAACCGAGAAACCAACCCACTATAC ATATTTGAAGGAGTTTAGGACCGAACAGTGCCCTCTCTTCTTGCAGCACAAGTGCACACAACATAGACCCTTTACATGTTTTCATTGGCATTTCCTCAACCAGAGGCGAAGACGACCGATTAGAAGAAGAGATGGAACTTTTAACTACAGCCCTGACGTTTATTGCACAAAATATGACGAGACTACGGGCATTTGCCCAGATGGAGAGGA CTGTCCTTACTTGCACCGGACCACTGGTGACACAGAGCGGAAGTACCATCTTCGCTATTACAAGACTGGTACCTGTATCCATGAAACTGATGCCCGCGGGCACTGCGTGAAGAACGGCCTACACTGCGCCTTTGCCCATGGCCCACATGATCTCCGCCCCCCTGTCTACGATATCAG TAGCTCTCTCACTGATCTTCTTCATGTGCACAGAGAGATCCAGGCACAGGAAGCCCTCCAGAATGGCCAGTTGGGATCTGGAGAGGGTATCCCTGATCTACAGCCTGGAGTACTGGCCAGCCAAGCCATGATAGAGAAGACTCTTACAGAGGACCCCCGGTGGCAGG ACACCAATTTTGTTTTAGCGAACTACAAAACAGAGCAGTGCACCAAGCCTCCACGACTATGCAGACAGGGCTATGCCTGCCCTCACTACCACAATAGTAGAGACAGAAGACGAAATCCACGCAAGTTCAAATACAG GTCAACTCCGTGTCCCAATGTGAAACATGGGGATGAGTGGGGAGAGCCATCGAAGTGTGACAGCGGAGACAGCTGTCAATACTGTCACTCACGCACTGAACAGCAGTTCCACCCAGAG ATCTACAAATCCACCAAATGCAATGACATGAGGCAAACTGGTTATTGTCCTAGAGGGCCCTTCTGTGCGTTTGCGCATGTAGAAA GAATTCCATCCACGGAAGAGACCATGAACTCGTTGCTAACAGCGATGCAGTCTGGCTCCCAGGCCAACCTGGGCTCTCAGCAGTATTCAGAGTGTCCGGTCAGCGAGTGGGGCAGCAGTGCACACTCCATCAGCAGCATCAACAACGGCCAAGTGGGGAAT GTTTCATATTCTAATAGTCCGACTGTAACGCCATGCTCAGGAAGCAACAGTTCATTGTCCCCAATCGGACCCATCGGCAGGTCCAAATGCTTAACTAATGGTAGCTTATGTTCAGAGTCCACCACGTCAAGTGTGTCATCTCTGACGTCTAACTATCCCAAAGCGCCCGGCTTTGAACGCGAGGATCAG ATAAAGAACTATAAGGGACATAGTGATCAAAAGATGATGGACCAAGACAAGCAG ACACACAATAGTGTATTCTCTGGGATGAACCCTCTGGCATCCAGCATAACGTCCAGTATAGAATCTAGCCTGGCCTCCAGTATTGGATCGGATAGTTCCTCACCCACCACCTTATCAACAATGAATGCAAAAGCAACCCCATTCTATCCTGGGAGCAATACTGTGGAGTCAGTTATAG GTTCTGCTCTTGACCTGAATTTTTGTGACATCAATGTTGCCTCTCTTGATAAAGAGTTTGAGGAGCAAGAAAACAACAGTCTTGGTTTAA GTCAAAGGATGCTGGGAGGATCCGCTCCGGTCAACATTCCTGGCTCCCTTGCACGGTCTTCTTCGTTGAATTCCAACTCCTcgctctctgcctcccctctgagctccctctcccagtccctgtcccaGTGCCTGTTGTCAGGAATGGCTCCACAGCAAACTCAGCCTCAGGGCCTGCTAACCAAACCTGAGCATGGCCTTCTGGGAACACCTACCTCCTCTCAGAACTCTCTGG GTTTGAATGGGGGAGCTAGCAGCATATGGGACTTTGTGAGTGGCAACTTCTCTCCCAGCCCATCACCAGTGTTCAGCAGCCTGGGATCCACCACTGTGAGCAGCAGCGCTGACCTGAACCGGCTCTTCAGGGAGCTGGATGAGGCAAAGAGGAAGATCAAGCAATGGGAAGACGCCTGGCACCAGGTCAAGCAG gCATGTGAGGCCTGGCAGAAAGACTCCCATGATGCAAAAGAACAAGCAAAGTCGGCCGAGGCGGAGCGGCAGCTGGCAGAGCAGAAGCGAGAGGACACGGAGCGCAAGCTGAAGGAGCTCCAGGGGGACTTTGACGTGCTGTGTCGCTCCCCTAGCACACCCCTGCTTAGAAGCTATGGAGACCTGGACCAGCTCCCTCTACCAAAGCTCCACTCCATCCAGAGCCAGCTGCGCACTGACCTAGACCTTATAGACGGG GTAATATATCAGCTTCAGTCAAAGAAATGTATAGTTTGCCAAACGCATGATCGTTGCATAGTCCTGCAGCCTTGCCAACATTATGTACTTTGTAAGAACTGTGCACCTAGTAAATCAGAATGTCCATACTGTAAGACAAAAATATTGAAGTGGTGA
- the LOC129833089 gene encoding putative E3 ubiquitin-protein ligase UNKL isoform X2 has protein sequence MPSVSKTAANASPQTEKPTHYTYLKEFRTEQCPLFLQHKCTQHRPFTCFHWHFLNQRRRRPIRRRDGTFNYSPDVYCTKYDETTGICPDGEDCPYLHRTTGDTERKYHLRYYKTGTCIHETDARGHCVKNGLHCAFAHGPHDLRPPVYDIREIQAQEALQNGQLGSGEGIPDLQPGVLASQAMIEKTLTEDPRWQDTNFVLANYKTEQCTKPPRLCRQGYACPHYHNSRDRRRNPRKFKYRSTPCPNVKHGDEWGEPSKCDSGDSCQYCHSRTEQQFHPEIYKSTKCNDMRQTGYCPRGPFCAFAHVERIPSTEETMNSLLTAMQSGSQANLGSQQYSECPVSEWGSSAHSISSINNGQVGNVSYSNSPTVTPCSGSNSSLSPIGPIGRSKCLTNGSLCSESTTSSVSSLTSNYPKAPGFEREDQIKNYKGHSDQKMMDQDKQTHNSVFSGMNPLASSITSSIESSLASSIGSDSSSPTTLSTMNAKATPFYPGSNTVESVIGSALDLNFCDINVASLDKEFEEQENNSLGLSQRMLGGSAPVNIPGSLARSSSLNSNSSLSASPLSSLSQSLSQCLLSGMAPQQTQPQGLLTKPEHGLLGTPTSSQNSLGLNGGASSIWDFVSGNFSPSPSPVFSSLGSTTVSSSADLNRLFRELDEAKRKIKQWEDAWHQVKQACEAWQKDSHDAKEQAKSAEAERQLAEQKREDTERKLKELQGDFDVLCRSPSTPLLRSYGDLDQLPLPKLHSIQSQLRTDLDLIDGVIYQLQSKKCIVCQTHDRCIVLQPCQHYVLCKNCAPSKSECPYCKTKILKW, from the exons ATGCCGTCGGTTTCGAAAACGGCGGCGAACGCTTCTCCTCAAACCGAGAAACCAACCCACTATAC ATATTTGAAGGAGTTTAGGACCGAACAGTGCCCTCTCTTCTTGCAGCACAAGTGCACACAACATAGACCCTTTACATGTTTTCATTGGCATTTCCTCAACCAGAGGCGAAGACGACCGATTAGAAGAAGAGATGGAACTTTTAACTACAGCCCTGACGTTTATTGCACAAAATATGACGAGACTACGGGCATTTGCCCAGATGGAGAGGA CTGTCCTTACTTGCACCGGACCACTGGTGACACAGAGCGGAAGTACCATCTTCGCTATTACAAGACTGGTACCTGTATCCATGAAACTGATGCCCGCGGGCACTGCGTGAAGAACGGCCTACACTGCGCCTTTGCCCATGGCCCACATGATCTCCGCCCCCCTGTCTACGATATCAG AGAGATCCAGGCACAGGAAGCCCTCCAGAATGGCCAGTTGGGATCTGGAGAGGGTATCCCTGATCTACAGCCTGGAGTACTGGCCAGCCAAGCCATGATAGAGAAGACTCTTACAGAGGACCCCCGGTGGCAGG ACACCAATTTTGTTTTAGCGAACTACAAAACAGAGCAGTGCACCAAGCCTCCACGACTATGCAGACAGGGCTATGCCTGCCCTCACTACCACAATAGTAGAGACAGAAGACGAAATCCACGCAAGTTCAAATACAG GTCAACTCCGTGTCCCAATGTGAAACATGGGGATGAGTGGGGAGAGCCATCGAAGTGTGACAGCGGAGACAGCTGTCAATACTGTCACTCACGCACTGAACAGCAGTTCCACCCAGAG ATCTACAAATCCACCAAATGCAATGACATGAGGCAAACTGGTTATTGTCCTAGAGGGCCCTTCTGTGCGTTTGCGCATGTAGAAA GAATTCCATCCACGGAAGAGACCATGAACTCGTTGCTAACAGCGATGCAGTCTGGCTCCCAGGCCAACCTGGGCTCTCAGCAGTATTCAGAGTGTCCGGTCAGCGAGTGGGGCAGCAGTGCACACTCCATCAGCAGCATCAACAACGGCCAAGTGGGGAAT GTTTCATATTCTAATAGTCCGACTGTAACGCCATGCTCAGGAAGCAACAGTTCATTGTCCCCAATCGGACCCATCGGCAGGTCCAAATGCTTAACTAATGGTAGCTTATGTTCAGAGTCCACCACGTCAAGTGTGTCATCTCTGACGTCTAACTATCCCAAAGCGCCCGGCTTTGAACGCGAGGATCAG ATAAAGAACTATAAGGGACATAGTGATCAAAAGATGATGGACCAAGACAAGCAG ACACACAATAGTGTATTCTCTGGGATGAACCCTCTGGCATCCAGCATAACGTCCAGTATAGAATCTAGCCTGGCCTCCAGTATTGGATCGGATAGTTCCTCACCCACCACCTTATCAACAATGAATGCAAAAGCAACCCCATTCTATCCTGGGAGCAATACTGTGGAGTCAGTTATAG GTTCTGCTCTTGACCTGAATTTTTGTGACATCAATGTTGCCTCTCTTGATAAAGAGTTTGAGGAGCAAGAAAACAACAGTCTTGGTTTAA GTCAAAGGATGCTGGGAGGATCCGCTCCGGTCAACATTCCTGGCTCCCTTGCACGGTCTTCTTCGTTGAATTCCAACTCCTcgctctctgcctcccctctgagctccctctcccagtccctgtcccaGTGCCTGTTGTCAGGAATGGCTCCACAGCAAACTCAGCCTCAGGGCCTGCTAACCAAACCTGAGCATGGCCTTCTGGGAACACCTACCTCCTCTCAGAACTCTCTGG GTTTGAATGGGGGAGCTAGCAGCATATGGGACTTTGTGAGTGGCAACTTCTCTCCCAGCCCATCACCAGTGTTCAGCAGCCTGGGATCCACCACTGTGAGCAGCAGCGCTGACCTGAACCGGCTCTTCAGGGAGCTGGATGAGGCAAAGAGGAAGATCAAGCAATGGGAAGACGCCTGGCACCAGGTCAAGCAG gCATGTGAGGCCTGGCAGAAAGACTCCCATGATGCAAAAGAACAAGCAAAGTCGGCCGAGGCGGAGCGGCAGCTGGCAGAGCAGAAGCGAGAGGACACGGAGCGCAAGCTGAAGGAGCTCCAGGGGGACTTTGACGTGCTGTGTCGCTCCCCTAGCACACCCCTGCTTAGAAGCTATGGAGACCTGGACCAGCTCCCTCTACCAAAGCTCCACTCCATCCAGAGCCAGCTGCGCACTGACCTAGACCTTATAGACGGG GTAATATATCAGCTTCAGTCAAAGAAATGTATAGTTTGCCAAACGCATGATCGTTGCATAGTCCTGCAGCCTTGCCAACATTATGTACTTTGTAAGAACTGTGCACCTAGTAAATCAGAATGTCCATACTGTAAGACAAAAATATTGAAGTGGTGA